The Paraburkholderia hospita genome includes a window with the following:
- a CDS encoding DUF29 domain-containing protein: MTSYDQDVIAWAREQAALLRAGRFEEVDVGHIADEIEDVARAEVRNITRRIAGLTAWLLKWQYQPELRSPSLRSMIRVQRERLKAQLRGTPSLQPILADDEWIKDVWADARQEASKETNIGFAFFPERCPWPMEQVLDPMFWPD, from the coding sequence ATGACAAGCTACGATCAGGACGTTATCGCGTGGGCCCGAGAACAGGCAGCGCTGCTGCGTGCCGGGCGATTCGAGGAAGTCGACGTCGGGCACATAGCCGACGAAATCGAGGACGTAGCCAGAGCAGAAGTGCGCAACATCACGCGCCGCATCGCGGGCCTTACCGCGTGGCTTCTCAAGTGGCAGTACCAGCCGGAGTTGCGCTCGCCGAGCTTGCGTTCGATGATCCGTGTGCAACGCGAGCGGTTGAAGGCGCAGCTGAGGGGCACACCCAGTCTGCAGCCGATTCTGGCCGACGACGAGTGGATCAAGGACGTGTGGGCCGATGCCCGCCAGGAAGCGAGCAAGGAGACGAATATCGGGTTTGCGTTTTTTCCTGAGCGCTGCCCGTGGCCGATGGAACAGGTCCTCGATCCGATGTTCTGGCCGGACTAG